One stretch of Leptospira mtsangambouensis DNA includes these proteins:
- a CDS encoding TolC family protein, whose amino-acid sequence MKSIISFLLLVGPMALFAEAVGFNDLWKRIEENSSARKSKYLEWKAGEIAKDRSDKHWLPRVYTDLRTFQTNDPTLNFMGKLSQRSATDSDFSTASTRYRPGNFLDSNNQPYSTLNSDTMNLFAKDTLNYPGSHTYSRGTLGMDLPLYEGGSGKTLAAMNEKRSTGLKFEWLAIRDREFAQTGFYYRAIQSLNEYKKRLEQIKKIESRFQSNYSLGNKGNPVGYAGYLALKSIKNQIAVLEKQSDLQINDYKETLYVLSDLPSSELEIIESDLNVFLDTYFKRPTGYERSNQMNAQIKYAEGERLKADMETAKFLPKVGAYSEAYGYHGSRNTTNAYQAGVYLQMNLYNPKDMGVVEESKLNAEAALKKIEEKTKEEEAHVKSLFQKEISLKESLELVKETVKYQDEQIVNMQRLFQSGAINAIQFAETLNKSLELARVLMETEIAVLQVRTETSLFSNKEGSNESIGRN is encoded by the coding sequence ATGAAATCGATCATTAGCTTTTTGCTTTTGGTAGGTCCGATGGCTCTCTTTGCAGAGGCCGTCGGGTTTAATGATTTGTGGAAGCGGATAGAGGAAAATTCTTCTGCTAGAAAATCCAAATATTTGGAATGGAAGGCAGGTGAAATAGCTAAGGACAGATCCGACAAACATTGGTTACCTAGAGTATATACTGATTTACGAACTTTCCAAACAAACGATCCGACACTAAATTTTATGGGAAAACTGAGCCAACGAAGTGCAACAGATTCGGATTTTTCTACGGCTTCTACAAGATACAGACCTGGAAACTTTTTAGATTCGAATAACCAACCTTATTCGACATTAAACTCGGATACAATGAATCTTTTTGCAAAAGATACACTCAATTATCCGGGAAGTCATACATATTCTCGTGGAACACTTGGAATGGACTTACCTTTGTATGAAGGTGGATCCGGCAAAACTCTCGCTGCCATGAATGAAAAACGTTCTACAGGTCTTAAGTTTGAGTGGCTTGCCATCCGTGACCGAGAGTTTGCACAAACGGGATTTTATTATAGAGCCATTCAATCATTGAATGAATACAAAAAAAGATTGGAACAAATTAAAAAAATTGAATCTAGGTTTCAATCGAACTATTCACTGGGTAACAAAGGAAATCCTGTTGGGTATGCAGGTTATCTTGCATTAAAATCTATCAAAAATCAAATTGCGGTTTTAGAGAAACAATCTGATCTGCAAATCAATGATTACAAAGAAACCTTATATGTTCTCTCTGACCTTCCTTCCTCTGAATTAGAGATCATCGAATCTGATTTGAATGTGTTTTTAGATACATATTTCAAACGCCCCACAGGTTACGAAAGATCCAATCAAATGAATGCTCAAATCAAATATGCAGAAGGTGAAAGACTAAAAGCCGATATGGAAACGGCAAAGTTTTTACCTAAAGTTGGAGCCTATTCAGAAGCTTATGGGTATCATGGAAGCCGAAATACAACCAATGCCTACCAAGCAGGAGTATATCTGCAAATGAATCTATACAATCCCAAAGATATGGGTGTAGTAGAAGAATCCAAACTCAATGCGGAAGCAGCCTTAAAAAAAATTGAAGAAAAAACCAAAGAAGAAGAAGCACACGTAAAGTCTCTTTTCCAAAAAGAAATTTCTCTAAAAGAGAGTCTTGAGTTGGTAAAAGAAACCGTAAAATACCAAGACGAACAAATTGTAAATATGCAAAGGCTCTTCCAAAGCGGAGCCATCAACGCCATTCAATTTGCGGAAACTTTAAATAAGTCTTTGGAATTGGCTCGTGTATTAATGGAAACAGAAATCGCGGTTTTACAAGTAAGAACAGAAACATCGTTATTTTCAAATAAGGAAGGATCAAATGAATCCATTGGAAGAAATTAG
- a CDS encoding efflux RND transporter permease subunit, translating into MNPLEEIRKGFAGRLAETFLHSRLTPVIAIASLVLGLFAVYLTPKEEEPQISVPMIDIQIPSPGFSPEETERKVTEVVERAVWGLEGVEYVYSTSKWHGSYITVRFKVGEPIEPSLVKIHHKLMELKNALPKNALSPMVKSYSIDDVPFLALSFSSETLDDYSLRQQVAPLARELSSTPDLASVQMLGGLKKVIRVKVDPSLLSRYGVTAIEVAESLKHNDALIPAGKNWSSDSVFDMEVGGVLKKISDVKRLPVAQRGGRVVRIQDLAVVEEGPEERTRSSALYDKSLGEGKRNAVTIVFAKRKGTNVVNLSKDLLERANLFQKDLPKEIRLSVIRDYGSTAEDKSHELIEHLLIATISVTVLIALWMGWRSALVVAIAIPVTLALTLAIYYFLGYTLNRVTLFALIFSIGILVDDAIVVVENIERHLEENPKLGIIRATLVAVSEVGNPTILATFTVIAAILPMAFVRGLMGPYMKPIPVGASLAMILSLIVAFVITPWASIRLLKENHSQTGNESAEHKISKLDQIYIRFMNWLLGFKKNAAVFGAVTIGLLFISMAFVGFKWVKVKMLPFDNKEEFQVLLDYKPETTLAQSMSHSEELTKILLKNPNVEKIQIFAGEAAPFSFSGMVKHSFLRNLDSKNDLQVILKNKNERKESSHEIIEVLRSDIQKFGERNHVVTKVLEIPPGPPVMATMVAEVYGPTALERKRVAEEIYKVFKEEPSVVDLDTSLRNGRPKLVYPIDFEKSGIFGIKTSALAYTGSILFSESPLVSLATAEEPEEVSVNLSVIQSARGSKNPFQNQNIMSMESGVVSSERVLGNVYKEEDRALFRKNLKPVNYVMSELSGAEEAPVYGMLKLAPKIKYETQTADVPWNTTKPVIKWDGEWFITYEVFRDLGGAFAVVILLIYVLVLGWFKSYTVPLVIMAPIPISLIGILPGHWTMGAYFTATSMIGFIAGAGIIVRNSIILVDFIEGEIKKGVALKEAVVHAGVVRFRPMLLTASAVVVGSFVMLFDPIFQGLAISLMFGEIAATVLSRFAVPVMYYWLIGKSRQGVIKHG; encoded by the coding sequence ATGAATCCATTGGAAGAAATTAGAAAAGGGTTTGCTGGACGGCTTGCAGAAACTTTTTTGCATTCGCGTCTTACGCCAGTCATAGCGATAGCAAGTTTGGTTTTGGGACTATTTGCAGTTTACCTAACACCAAAAGAAGAAGAACCACAAATTTCGGTTCCGATGATTGATATTCAAATTCCTTCTCCTGGGTTTTCTCCAGAAGAAACAGAGCGGAAAGTTACGGAAGTTGTCGAACGTGCCGTTTGGGGGCTCGAAGGTGTTGAATATGTTTATTCCACAAGTAAATGGCATGGAAGCTATATTACAGTGCGTTTCAAAGTGGGAGAACCAATTGAACCTTCTCTTGTGAAGATTCACCATAAGTTAATGGAACTAAAGAATGCACTTCCCAAAAATGCGCTAAGTCCAATGGTCAAATCCTATTCTATTGATGATGTTCCATTTTTAGCATTGAGTTTTAGTTCTGAAACTTTGGATGATTATTCTCTACGCCAACAGGTGGCTCCTCTTGCTCGTGAACTTTCTTCTACTCCCGATTTAGCATCAGTACAAATGTTAGGCGGATTGAAAAAAGTCATTCGAGTGAAAGTAGATCCAAGTTTACTCAGTCGTTATGGAGTTACTGCGATTGAAGTAGCGGAAAGTTTAAAACATAACGATGCTTTGATCCCAGCTGGGAAAAATTGGTCTTCCGATTCCGTTTTTGACATGGAAGTTGGAGGAGTATTAAAGAAAATTTCAGATGTTAAAAGACTCCCAGTTGCGCAAAGGGGAGGTCGTGTAGTTCGGATCCAAGACCTAGCCGTTGTAGAAGAAGGTCCTGAAGAAAGAACAAGATCTTCCGCCTTGTATGATAAATCGTTAGGTGAAGGAAAACGAAATGCCGTCACCATTGTATTTGCCAAAAGAAAAGGCACAAATGTTGTTAATTTATCTAAGGACTTGTTAGAAAGGGCCAATCTCTTTCAGAAAGATTTACCAAAAGAAATTCGTTTGAGTGTCATTCGTGATTACGGAAGTACAGCAGAAGACAAATCACATGAACTAATCGAACATCTTTTGATCGCCACCATTTCTGTTACGGTTCTCATTGCGCTTTGGATGGGGTGGAGATCTGCTCTCGTGGTTGCTATAGCGATCCCCGTGACCTTAGCTCTTACTTTGGCCATTTATTATTTCCTTGGATACACACTCAACCGTGTGACTTTATTTGCTTTGATTTTTTCCATTGGGATCCTTGTGGATGATGCCATAGTCGTTGTGGAAAATATAGAAAGGCACTTGGAAGAGAATCCAAAACTAGGAATCATTCGAGCAACACTTGTTGCGGTATCAGAAGTAGGAAATCCTACCATTCTTGCTACCTTTACTGTCATTGCTGCCATTTTGCCTATGGCCTTTGTTCGTGGGCTCATGGGTCCCTATATGAAACCAATTCCAGTAGGTGCAAGTCTTGCGATGATTTTATCTTTGATTGTTGCCTTCGTAATCACTCCATGGGCATCCATAAGATTACTAAAAGAAAACCATTCGCAAACAGGAAATGAATCTGCCGAACATAAGATTTCCAAACTGGATCAAATCTACATTCGTTTTATGAATTGGTTGTTAGGATTCAAAAAGAACGCAGCCGTATTTGGTGCCGTTACCATTGGTTTGTTGTTTATTTCAATGGCCTTTGTTGGATTTAAGTGGGTAAAGGTAAAAATGTTACCTTTCGACAACAAAGAAGAGTTTCAGGTATTATTAGATTATAAACCAGAAACTACACTCGCTCAAAGTATGAGCCACTCAGAAGAATTGACTAAAATCCTTTTGAAAAATCCGAATGTAGAAAAAATTCAAATTTTTGCAGGGGAAGCAGCTCCATTTTCTTTTTCAGGGATGGTGAAACATTCATTTCTTCGCAATCTTGATTCAAAGAATGATTTGCAGGTGATTTTAAAGAACAAAAATGAACGCAAAGAATCAAGCCACGAGATCATAGAGGTTTTGCGATCCGATATACAAAAGTTTGGTGAACGTAACCATGTTGTGACTAAGGTTTTAGAAATTCCACCAGGGCCACCAGTCATGGCAACTATGGTTGCAGAAGTATATGGTCCGACTGCCCTTGAACGAAAACGTGTGGCAGAAGAAATTTACAAAGTTTTCAAAGAAGAACCAAGTGTTGTGGATTTAGATACTTCCTTGCGAAATGGTCGTCCCAAACTAGTGTATCCAATTGATTTTGAAAAATCGGGAATTTTTGGAATCAAAACTTCTGCCCTTGCCTATACGGGTTCCATACTTTTTTCTGAATCACCTCTGGTCAGTTTGGCGACTGCGGAAGAACCGGAAGAAGTATCCGTCAACCTTTCTGTCATACAAAGTGCACGTGGATCAAAAAATCCTTTCCAAAACCAAAACATCATGTCTATGGAATCCGGAGTTGTTTCATCAGAACGAGTATTGGGAAATGTTTACAAAGAAGAAGATAGAGCCCTCTTTCGTAAGAATCTAAAACCAGTTAACTATGTGATGAGTGAACTTTCAGGTGCAGAAGAAGCTCCCGTTTATGGGATGTTAAAACTGGCTCCCAAAATCAAATATGAAACACAAACTGCCGATGTACCTTGGAATACAACAAAACCTGTGATCAAATGGGATGGGGAATGGTTTATCACTTATGAAGTGTTCCGCGACCTTGGTGGTGCTTTCGCTGTTGTGATTTTACTCATTTACGTTTTGGTTCTTGGGTGGTTTAAAAGTTATACTGTCCCACTTGTGATTATGGCTCCGATTCCCATCTCTCTCATCGGAATTTTACCAGGTCACTGGACAATGGGAGCGTATTTCACAGCAACTTCAATGATTGGATTTATCGCTGGAGCGGGGATCATTGTTCGAAACTCTATCATTCTCGTGGATTTTATCGAAGGAGAGATTAAAAAGGGTGTTGCACTCAAAGAAGCCGTTGTCCATGCAGGAGTCGTTCGTTTTCGACCTATGTTACTCACTGCTTCTGCTGTAGTGGTTGGATCCTTTGTAATGTTGTTTGATCCAATCTTCCAAGGTCTTGCCATCTCACTCATGTTTGGTGAAATAGCAGCCACAGTACTCAGTCGATTTGCAGTTCCCGTTATGTATTATTGGTTGATTGGAAAATCAAGACAGGGAGTCATCAAACACGGCTAA
- a CDS encoding sensor histidine kinase gives MAPLLNLYSFFYFGLCLVSGIAFVYFMSRKEDLTPTFRGLLVPLFCLFFWSVAWSICNSFVAPWTAYVFVFLKNPVILVLGIATSNLAFGFQENSFPRWKTWSLRLHIALATFAILSNGIGFFYREVHFDPKMEFYVPNQHSSSPLVQLSIVSIAGVLCLILGNTIAALTAKFFYFQGSKKRHTGGFLLAILGILSLAFTDILVDLNYFSKPTFLFLLTNLTIIIMTILVLVSLNQETIPSTVGFKIMTFNLTVLYLILSIVANFLFNRFRVDFQNEMSREKHSIKTQLELGATYPFVYLSELVIDIQDQNFRINKTDFTLENIKQKINRPATFESFQLESFSEKPNGIYWTSDFHAKNHHFFIAIPYIEYRIMVHQTVVWLIITLLFSLFTIFMLYPVLHKTSIVYPLTRLLAGIRKMHSGDLFVTVKVSSRDEIGELSNSFNEMISIVRDARLQLEQKIKERTESLNQTILELRETQEQLLQAERMSTLGKIAASVAHEINNPLAAIKGSIQFIKDGQTNVISSEKTELVLLAEQFLEDFKTQKRSEVTSRFKRKKELIAYFKSKSVSDPISLADTCFDFKIETIPEEYQKLFDSEEGRNTFQSKLNDFVIGFHLGIIETAVERASKIVFALKHHSYSGPKESQKFLALKEGIDSVLSMYSTSWKQNIEIDWKISGDPVVLGHADELVQVWTNLIYNSIQACPKEGGVIRIFLKEEETNALITIEDNGKGIPSDILPRIFEPFFTTKELGMGTGLGLSIVQKIIQNHNGSIQVESEPGKTLFTIRIPLAKS, from the coding sequence TTGGCACCCTTACTGAATCTTTATAGTTTTTTCTATTTTGGGCTCTGTTTGGTGAGCGGGATCGCCTTTGTCTACTTTATGTCTCGTAAGGAGGACCTAACGCCCACATTTCGGGGTCTCCTTGTTCCTTTGTTCTGTCTCTTTTTTTGGTCGGTGGCCTGGTCGATTTGTAATTCTTTTGTGGCACCTTGGACCGCTTACGTTTTCGTTTTTTTGAAAAATCCAGTCATTTTAGTTTTAGGCATTGCAACCTCAAACCTAGCCTTTGGGTTCCAGGAAAATAGTTTCCCTCGTTGGAAAACTTGGAGCCTTCGCCTCCACATTGCCTTAGCCACATTTGCAATCCTTTCCAACGGGATCGGTTTTTTTTATCGAGAGGTCCACTTTGATCCCAAAATGGAATTCTATGTTCCCAACCAACATTCCTCTTCCCCACTCGTCCAACTTTCCATCGTATCCATTGCCGGTGTATTGTGTTTGATTCTGGGAAATACAATCGCTGCACTCACGGCAAAATTTTTCTATTTTCAAGGTTCCAAAAAAAGGCACACGGGAGGTTTTCTGTTGGCCATCCTTGGAATTCTTTCTTTGGCATTTACTGACATCCTTGTAGATCTAAATTATTTCAGCAAACCAACCTTTCTGTTTTTACTGACTAACCTAACTATCATTATCATGACCATTCTCGTATTGGTCTCCCTCAACCAAGAGACAATTCCTTCCACTGTCGGATTCAAAATCATGACTTTCAATTTGACGGTTTTGTATTTGATCCTTTCTATCGTTGCGAACTTTTTATTCAACCGGTTCCGTGTAGATTTTCAAAATGAAATGAGCCGCGAAAAACATAGTATCAAAACACAACTGGAATTGGGTGCCACATACCCGTTTGTTTATCTTTCTGAGTTAGTGATAGATATCCAGGACCAAAATTTCCGGATCAACAAAACAGACTTCACTTTAGAAAATATTAAACAAAAAATAAATCGGCCTGCAACTTTTGAATCCTTTCAATTGGAGTCTTTTTCAGAAAAGCCAAATGGAATTTATTGGACATCTGACTTTCATGCAAAAAATCACCATTTTTTCATAGCCATCCCTTATATTGAATACAGAATCATGGTACACCAAACGGTAGTTTGGTTAATCATAACACTTCTTTTCTCATTATTTACAATCTTTATGTTATATCCTGTTTTACACAAAACAAGTATTGTATACCCCTTAACTAGGTTACTAGCAGGCATTCGAAAAATGCATTCTGGAGATTTGTTTGTTACAGTCAAAGTATCCAGTAGAGATGAAATCGGTGAGTTATCTAATAGTTTTAATGAAATGATTTCGATTGTACGTGATGCAAGACTACAATTGGAACAAAAAATAAAAGAACGTACGGAATCATTAAACCAAACCATCTTGGAACTTAGAGAAACCCAAGAACAACTTTTACAAGCAGAGAGGATGTCCACTCTTGGGAAAATTGCAGCCAGTGTGGCTCACGAAATCAATAACCCACTAGCAGCCATTAAAGGAAGCATCCAATTCATCAAAGATGGGCAGACAAATGTCATTAGTTCGGAAAAAACTGAATTGGTTCTTTTAGCAGAACAATTTTTGGAAGATTTCAAAACCCAAAAACGTTCAGAAGTCACATCTCGGTTCAAAAGAAAAAAAGAACTCATTGCTTATTTTAAATCCAAATCAGTTTCCGATCCCATATCTTTAGCGGACACATGTTTCGATTTTAAAATTGAAACCATTCCAGAAGAATACCAAAAGTTATTTGATTCGGAAGAAGGAAGAAACACTTTCCAATCCAAACTCAATGATTTTGTCATAGGGTTCCATTTAGGAATTATTGAAACCGCTGTGGAACGTGCTTCCAAGATTGTATTTGCCCTCAAACACCATTCCTATTCAGGTCCGAAAGAATCTCAAAAATTTCTCGCACTCAAAGAAGGGATTGATTCGGTTCTTTCCATGTATTCCACTAGTTGGAAACAGAACATTGAGATCGATTGGAAAATCAGTGGGGATCCAGTGGTTCTCGGACATGCCGACGAACTCGTGCAAGTCTGGACCAACCTCATCTACAATTCCATCCAAGCCTGCCCCAAAGAGGGAGGAGTGATCCGAATTTTTCTGAAAGAAGAAGAAACCAATGCCCTCATCACCATTGAAGATAATGGAAAAGGAATCCCTTCGGACATTCTACCCCGCATCTTTGAGCCATTTTTTACCACAAAAGAGCTGGGAATGGGCACAGGCCTTGGCCTGTCCATCGTCCAAAAAATCATCCAAAACCACAACGGAAGCATCCAAGTGGAAAGTGAACCAGGCAAAACCCTATTCACGATCCGCATTCCCCTAGCCAAATCCTAG
- a CDS encoding lytic transglycosylase domain-containing protein gives MRKRNSLTQILGTGLLLVIFLTESYGKISSAGLSVRNESSKRKLEVYIAKNRPNLSSRERLELVSAMENAALNLRLPVGQKQERYDKLGFLVGLVHTESQFHRRAKSHKGALGLMQVMPTTAKWLAEKEGIPFSGEKDLYDPETNLYIGVLYLNYLIERTDSLEAALLSYNAGLGGYKRFGGIPEYSRSVYRYYEEWKSMPTPTQSLISETVASLLSI, from the coding sequence ATGCGAAAAAGAAACTCACTCACTCAAATTCTAGGAACTGGCCTTCTGCTTGTGATTTTCCTAACAGAATCTTACGGAAAGATCAGCTCAGCCGGACTTTCTGTCCGAAACGAATCTTCCAAACGAAAATTGGAGGTATACATAGCCAAAAATCGACCAAACCTTTCTTCTCGGGAAAGATTAGAACTGGTTTCGGCGATGGAAAATGCAGCTCTGAACCTTCGTCTTCCTGTGGGACAGAAACAGGAACGATATGATAAACTTGGATTTTTGGTAGGCCTTGTGCACACAGAATCGCAGTTCCACAGACGAGCCAAATCACATAAAGGAGCACTCGGACTCATGCAAGTGATGCCAACAACGGCCAAGTGGTTGGCAGAAAAAGAAGGAATCCCCTTTTCTGGAGAAAAGGACCTCTACGATCCAGAGACTAATTTATACATTGGTGTTCTTTATTTGAATTATCTAATCGAACGCACCGATTCTCTGGAAGCTGCTTTGTTATCTTATAATGCAGGGCTTGGTGGTTATAAACGATTTGGAGGCATTCCAGAGTATTCACGATCAGTGTACCGGTACTATGAAGAATGGAAATCAATGCCCACTCCAACTCAAAGTCTGATTTCTGAAACTGTTGCGAGTCTTCTTTCTATCTAA
- a CDS encoding penicillin acylase family protein translates to MLDKTKKFIRKRPFLSLFLLFILTLPVTLHFLFWGLVSLKAPRYSGEIISDKLTTTVTVIRDEAGIPHIVGGDAKSAYFALGYTMAQDRIFQMELQRRIGKGELTEIFGDKLIPTDQFLKSLLLKKTAEEYVNQKEHIYPEAWNQLDWFLEGVNHFLSEDNLPIEYTILGIKPKPFDRVDAISFLFYMGFSFAEGIKSDSLYTILESELKGRSANELFPRYDFETNATILETQPGVQRLADKNNFQKINSKQIQNSNANRMANQNQSEPKNHANGKEVFGLKQLVSLVNQLQLPIEPLEGSNSWLVAPSRSESGGAVLANDPHIALSNPGAWYEAYIEYPGYENYGYFLSIIPFPLIAHNRDKAWGLTMLEQDDVNLYLETIEGGKFKTGNTWKDLTYYRDPIRKKDGSEIPFEVGITNHGPLITEHIKGFKGRPVSLYWAHHHLPNPLLDVLFQMGKSKSFTELDSASSMIGAPGLNFSYADKNGNIAYYAVGRFPILKSGNSRKILEGSTGENDVVGYVSVKDNPKIINPKNGIIVTANNQVTSKSIPGLGKPEGNWQPPDRFQRLVGILETKEKWSLEDLAAIQNDTVSSFAPEYLELILSTVKEAKTPNGKKVLGILKKWNFEHFPESQGAAVYDVFFYITLRELLIDEMGPANFELYGDMAEYWNAYRRFVRNPSSSYWDDLRTEGIIESREDILKRSIEETGRYLEAHLSASPSLWTWKNLYKIKHPHPLGVLPVIGGIFDIGPLPSAGGAEVVNNLKYKLMKEDWTAFAGPSKRRVIDYGRFEESVTQLPIGNSGNLASPFYGNLVDDYISGVHRKILYTKEQVGAGKFRLEFRPQ, encoded by the coding sequence ATGTTAGATAAAACCAAAAAATTCATCAGAAAGAGACCATTTTTAAGTCTCTTTCTACTTTTCATTCTCACTCTTCCTGTCACCTTACACTTTTTGTTTTGGGGACTTGTATCTTTAAAAGCACCTAGATACAGCGGAGAAATTATTTCTGATAAACTGACAACGACCGTGACTGTGATCCGAGATGAAGCCGGAATTCCCCATATCGTGGGAGGAGATGCCAAGTCCGCGTATTTTGCATTAGGTTATACAATGGCACAGGATCGTATTTTTCAGATGGAATTACAAAGGCGGATTGGGAAAGGAGAACTCACTGAAATTTTTGGTGATAAACTCATTCCTACCGATCAGTTTTTGAAATCTCTTCTTTTGAAAAAAACAGCGGAAGAGTATGTAAATCAGAAGGAACATATTTATCCTGAAGCATGGAACCAATTGGATTGGTTTTTGGAAGGGGTAAATCATTTTCTCTCCGAAGACAATTTGCCAATTGAATATACCATTCTTGGAATCAAACCGAAACCCTTTGATCGGGTAGATGCCATTTCCTTCTTGTTCTATATGGGTTTTTCTTTTGCAGAAGGGATCAAGTCGGACAGTTTGTACACCATTTTGGAGTCGGAATTAAAGGGTAGGTCTGCAAATGAACTTTTCCCGCGGTATGATTTTGAAACAAATGCGACCATTTTGGAAACTCAACCGGGAGTACAAAGGTTAGCGGATAAAAATAATTTTCAAAAAATAAATTCCAAACAAATCCAAAACTCAAATGCCAATCGAATGGCAAACCAAAATCAAAGTGAACCGAAAAACCATGCAAACGGAAAAGAGGTCTTTGGTCTAAAACAACTAGTATCTTTGGTGAACCAATTGCAACTTCCGATTGAGCCACTAGAAGGTAGTAACTCTTGGCTTGTGGCACCTAGTCGTTCTGAAAGTGGCGGGGCAGTTCTTGCCAATGATCCACATATTGCCCTTTCCAATCCAGGGGCTTGGTACGAAGCTTATATTGAATATCCTGGATATGAAAACTATGGTTATTTTCTTTCGATCATTCCGTTCCCTCTCATTGCACATAACAGAGATAAGGCATGGGGGCTTACCATGTTGGAACAGGATGATGTTAACTTGTATTTGGAAACCATCGAAGGTGGAAAATTCAAAACGGGGAATACTTGGAAAGATTTAACATATTATCGTGACCCCATCCGTAAAAAAGATGGATCCGAAATTCCGTTTGAAGTTGGGATCACAAACCATGGCCCTCTCATTACAGAACATATCAAAGGATTTAAGGGAAGACCTGTGAGTTTGTATTGGGCTCACCACCATTTACCAAATCCGCTGCTTGATGTTCTATTCCAAATGGGCAAATCCAAATCGTTCACCGAACTTGATTCGGCTTCTTCAATGATTGGAGCACCGGGACTTAATTTTAGTTATGCGGATAAAAATGGGAACATTGCTTATTACGCAGTGGGAAGATTTCCGATCCTAAAATCGGGGAATTCTCGTAAAATTTTAGAGGGTTCTACTGGTGAAAATGATGTTGTTGGTTATGTTTCGGTAAAAGACAATCCAAAGATCATCAATCCAAAAAATGGAATCATCGTCACAGCAAACAACCAAGTGACAAGTAAGTCAATTCCAGGACTTGGAAAACCAGAAGGAAATTGGCAACCACCTGATCGTTTTCAAAGGTTAGTTGGTATTTTGGAAACAAAAGAGAAGTGGAGTTTGGAAGACCTTGCGGCAATCCAAAACGATACAGTCTCTTCCTTTGCACCAGAGTATTTGGAACTTATTCTGTCTACGGTTAAAGAAGCAAAAACTCCCAATGGGAAAAAGGTTCTAGGGATTTTGAAAAAATGGAATTTTGAACATTTCCCCGAATCCCAAGGAGCTGCTGTTTACGATGTATTCTTTTATATCACTCTTCGGGAATTGTTAATTGATGAGATGGGTCCCGCCAATTTTGAGTTATATGGAGATATGGCCGAGTATTGGAATGCTTATCGCCGATTTGTAAGGAATCCAAGTTCTTCTTATTGGGATGACTTAAGAACCGAAGGGATCATCGAATCAAGAGAAGACATTCTCAAAAGATCCATTGAGGAGACCGGTAGGTATTTAGAGGCACATCTCTCTGCTTCTCCAAGTCTTTGGACTTGGAAAAACTTATACAAAATCAAACATCCACATCCGCTTGGCGTATTGCCAGTGATAGGTGGTATTTTTGATATTGGTCCGCTTCCTTCTGCAGGTGGTGCCGAAGTGGTTAATAATTTAAAATACAAACTGATGAAAGAAGATTGGACTGCGTTTGCAGGTCCATCCAAAAGGCGAGTGATTGATTATGGTCGTTTTGAAGAGTCTGTCACACAACTTCCCATCGGGAATAGTGGAAACCTTGCAAGTCCCTTTTACGGGAACTTAGTGGATGATTATATTAGCGGAGTTCACAGGAAAATCCTGTATACGAAGGAACAAGTGGGGGCTGGAAAATTCCGATTGGAATTTCGACCTCAGTAA